Part of the Zea mays cultivar B73 chromosome 4, Zm-B73-REFERENCE-NAM-5.0, whole genome shotgun sequence genome is shown below.
CGCGCCCGTGCGGCGGCTGGAGGAAGGAGGAGACCCGTGGGGGGTGTCGGTGAGGGTGGGGAGGGGAAAGGTGGCGCGGCGGCTGGGCCGCAGATGGGCCAAATTCGGCCGGTTTAGATTAGggtttcctttttttcttttatccTTATTTCTCTAAAATATaatgaaatatatttttaaatatctcTAAAacttcataataattataccaacatTATTTATCATTAAagaatttatttttggaccagaaTGTGTATATATATTAATTAATAAGgttttcaatataaaagaaattcccaaaaaacaaccataaatcaaatatgagTAAACAACAATTATTCTAAATGCAAATAAGATCAAACACTTGAAATAATTACCACTAAAGTTTAAATGCATTATTTTAAGTTGatggttttgaggtgttacagtAATGCAGTTCAACTGGCATTCCatagcggttgaaccggccttgcCGGTTGAAATGGTTGTTCTCAAAAAAGTTGGAAGTTTTTGTtagaattttcaggtgtagcctattcacctcctctaggctactttcacattggcctgagcataatatgaagAAGAATTGAGTAGTTTGATCTTATACAATTAAGAAAACTCACATACCTCTTTTCACATGAAAGAAGTCTCTTGATATGTAGTCAAAGTCTAAGGAatgtcgaatctatgaataatatgctcagtcacAAACTCAATTACATCCCCGAGTGTAATATTTTTCGGTGCAACGACTTCTGTCCACTTGGTGAAGTAGTATGTTGCGACTAGCATAAACCAATGTCCCTTCGACGATAAATGATGAATTTCTCTTACAAAGTCCAAACTCTATCATCCTAAAGGGCCAATGTTTGATAATATGATGTAGTTCAGCGGTAGTCACCAATTGTAGATTACCAAACTTTTAACATTTTTGACAACTTTTGTAGTACTTAAAACAATCGGTTATTATACCATGCTAATAAAAACTATATCTTCACAAAAACCAATTCATTTTTAGAGCTGATTAATGGGTACCACAAATGACTTCATGCACTTCAACCATAACTAATGTAGCATCATTAGAGGCCAGACACTTAAGCAAAACATCATCAAGAATTCAGCGATAAAATTTATCATCGAGGAGAACATACTTAAAAACAATACACTGAATATTTATGTTTGTCCTAACATTTGGGTCATGCAGATATGCAACTAAAAACGTTCTCCAATCAATTGTATCGGCACATTATTAACCGAATCAACTAAGACGATGCTTCTGTTGACATTGGACGGTCCGAGATCTTGATCGGACGGTCTGACAATAGCACGGTGTCTTCACCCAGATGGTCCGGAGGGCAAAATTTATGTTGCTACTTGCAGATGAGAATAATGTCGTTGTTCTGTGTTTTTTTTTTGTAAAATTTGTGTTGTTTAAGGCCCATTTGCTTTTTGACCCCTTAGATCTCCCCACTCTTTCAGCAGTTGACGGCATCCCCCATTGTTGCGCACCACGGAAGACGAAGGGCGGCAGCGCACGCCCTGAAAAAGGCAGAAGAAACGCGGTGCCTCGAGCCATCAGATGGCCCACCCCACCCCACCCCACCGTGTTGAGCTTGGAGTCGGACGGCGCTTGAGAGTCGCCGGGTCGGGCATGGCATCCATAGGCATACATCTCCTCGCGGAGCCTGGGGTGGGGCGGTCACCACCATGCCTAATCCTATCGCACCAAGGAGTCTGTCTCGTGCTCCTCGTAGTCTTCCTACCCACccctccaccccccccccccccccccccccccccccccccctttgccCCCAATCCCTAGCCCTGCCCCTCTCCTCCAGCGCCGCGCGCCGGCTCTATGCGCCCGCCGCCCCCGGAGATGCATATCACACGCCGCCGTTACCGCTGGGTGAAGGAGTGGTTAGTTGCTCGCCTGCCGTCCGATGGCTCGCACAGTCTCCCTCCTCCCTCGATTTCCATCTGATCTGTTGCCTCTTTAGGGTCCCGCAAGATCTGGTCGTCACCGGAGGCCCCTGCACGCTCTACAAGTGGGTGCGAGGTAGATTGCGCCCGCTgattgcttgctgctgctgctgctgtcaaACCGCAGCCTTTTATTCTATGACTGTACTGTCATGTCATCGTCATGTTTTGCACTGATGATAATTGCCCTGTCTGGTACTTCACCAGTGATTCATCCGTATCCACGCGAATTTCCAATTCTTTAAAGACAGGTGGAGCAAGCAAGGTCTTTTCATGTTTCTTATACTGGTTGCATCACATATTTCTAATTTGTAATACTTCAGCACACGAAGGGATGGTTGTTTAGTTCCACCCAGAAAAATTGAGATTTCAGTAGAGCAGTACATATATGCTTGTTAGTCTCCAAGTAAGAGTGGTCAGTTCAGTTCAAACTAGAGGAAAAACTTAGTACATTCTCTTTGGGGGTTGCCACCAGCATACCAATGTGTTCTTTTAATTGCCGACATGTCCTGACTGATTTGGACAATGTAATGAACACTGCCAACTTATTTATGAAGATTATGAAGTTCTCACACAATGCCAACAAGGGCACACAGGAAGATGGAATTCTTTGTTATATATTCTGATTGTTTCATGGCTGTTAATAACTATAGGGTAGTGAATTGTTTCTTCTATGATATAACCTTTTCATTCCGCTGTTAATATTATTATTGGATTTATTTACAGAGGATAGACTGGCAGCTTTGAAGGCTAAGGATAAGGAGCAGGGGGCAGCATCTGCAATGCCTGAACCAAACTCTGAGGTTCTCTTCCTGTGCAGCTACGAAGGATGTGGGAAGACATTTTTTGATGTAGGGGCTCTTAAGAAGCACGCTCATGTCCATGGGGAGAGGCAATATATCTGCCACTATGAGAACTGTGGCAAGGTACTGTTTACCCTTCCTTTTCACATCCCAGAGTAATCTTCAGTCTGCAAAGGCATGGTCCCATTTCAGTTGCTTGACTAATCTTTTTTCGGGTAAATTTGATTTTGCAGAAATTCTTAGATAGCTCTAAGTTGAAGAGACATTTTCTTATCCATACTGGAGAGAAGAATTTTGTGTGCCCACATGAAGGTTGTGGGAGGGTAATCTCACTGTCTGCTCCATTGTGTTTGCTATTCATTTCCTGACGTTTGTTATGATCATGTGGTGATTTGTACTTTTCTCATTCGTAGCATGTTACTAAAAATGCTTGATCGTGAAGTAGAAATTTGTACTGGATATAGAAATGTTTGTTGCTTGGTTTCTTTTCTGGTGCAACCATGTTCTAAAGCTTTGATCATTTCATTCTGTTCCATTTGCTGTGTTAAGATTTAGTCATGGTCATTTTAATGCATTATTTCATACTCCATATTCCACAAAGTTTTTAACATACATACAAACGAGAAAGATAACGTTTAAACAATGGTTGTACTCATAATAGTTGTTTTGCAACTATCCGGGAGGGGTTACATAGGAACTACCCTTGTGCAAACAGCCTAAAATGCTTAAATAATGCCTCTTTGTTGTCGGGGAAAGGGAAAATCTCAAGCAGAGTGGTGCCAACAAGATGCTCTTTGTTGGTGGTAGGGTATCATTCGCAAGGTTCACTTGAAGCTTTCTAGGATGCATGAAAGCAAGGGATGGATAGGATATGTCATATTTCTAATTGGTTAATTAAATGTGGCTTTTGGCATTTGTTATTATTAGTATATTATCTGGCAATATGTGTTATTAAATATTAATGTCATGTGCCGGATTATTGCAGGCATTTTCGTTGGATTTTAATTTAAAGGCACACATGAAAACACATTCTGCAGATAACTATCATGTGTGCCAGTACCCAGAATGTGGCCGAAGATTTACACAAGAATCAAAACTGAGAGCTCATATCAGGGCACAACATGAGAAAGTAAGATCTCTTACTAGCTACTGCTTGTGAATTTCAGCTTGTGAAAGAATTTTGTAACGAGACAAATATAGGCTGTTGGCTTGCAGAATCCAGGTGCGTCATCAATGAACCACAGTGCAATTGGAGGTCCGCACCAGCCCCCTAGGCCAGCGAAGGTCTCAGCAGCACCTCCAGCTCCCTCAGCTGAGCGCCCTTACGTCTGCCCCTACGATGGTTGTGACAAGGCATACATCCATGAGTACAAGTTGAACCTCCATCTGAAAAAAGAGCATCCCAACCACTACCAGGATGGTGGTCCAAATGGTGCTGCCGCCCCTTCAAAGCGCAGCATCTCGAAGAGTTCCCACAGGAGCAAGCTGGACATCACCTCTAGGATGCCACCGGCCAACATCCCCAAGCACAGAGGGTATGCAACACCATTGCCAGCTGTGGTGAGCCTCCCTGAGGAGCAGCAGTTGCTAAGGAAAGTGGTGTACGAGGATGACAGCGAGGAGACTGAAGAAGagggggataacaatggcgaggaCAGATGGAACTACAAGAGAGCTGCTAGCAGCGACGACGAGGAAACCGAAGACGAAGAATGAGCTGCTAGCAGGGATTCATTTTTTTTTCTTCTGTAGCTGTGCATATACCATAATCTATAGACTGGTGGTTATAGATTTCAATACATGTACATTTTTAAAATACGGCTGGCCTATAGTAGACAAGAGGTTGTTGCTGCCATGCCCCTTCTCAACTACACAGGCCATGAGTTCAGAAAGGATAATGGATCATTGCTCCCGTCTGCCTGTGTTTGTGCCTTTTGGTTTGTTGTCATAAATGAGTTCTCAGTTATCGTAGCCCTGATTGAGTGGATGTCAACAGATCTCGTCAACCGTACATTTGTATGAGCATGCCATGTTTACTTTGAGAAATTTATGCATCCACCGGTTTCAGAATATGGAAGTGTGCGATAGTGTGTTCATGGAAGACAAAGGTGGTTTGAGTCCACGCCATAATACCGAGGGAGGTCCTCCTTTTCCTCTATTTGGGAAGACTCTCCCAAAGGTCCAAAGAGGGTAAGAGGACATTGTACGCTACATTGTGCTCCTTTATGCTACTTGTACTTGGAGAGGGGCAGGGTATGAGGACATTGTACATAAAGCAACTTGTACGCTAAATTTAGATAACATTGTGCTCCTTTATATCTCCAGCAAGGAACCCTATAGAGTACGCTAAAATTTAGAGTGTCTGTGTTGAAGCCGCTACATCATTTAGAGCGTCTGTGTTGAAGCCGCTACATCTAGAGAATCATTATTCGTCTGCTATCGGCGTGTTTCTGCACACATCCGGTGAATAAGATGCCATGGCCGCGGAGATCGGACACTGTGTCTATAACACCCTGgatttgagggtataaaatttctttcttatgatcatccaaattcaggtgttactcttctctatctcactctagcttcactctctctagttttctccctctctccctcttttaattagagttagtggtattagtgaaggattatttattttattttgcccaaaacctaTGAGTCatagaatgttgcatcatattaagtctaaatattctttgaatggttgcatatatttgattttgtttgaatttgaattgaaaaccctagagaaaataaatagaaaagcaattagaaattccctggaaatagaaaaggccatttcagcccaagtcgacccatttagcccagcccccgcgcccgcgcccccccgtgcctgacaggcgggccccgcctgtcggcgcaagCCTGAGcgcgccctctccctctctctctctgtcccgtGGGCCAGAGTTGTCGGCGCCGTTCTTTCCCCCCCGCGCCCactctctctctgtcccgccgtCCTCACCTGTCAGCcttccctaacctctcgcccacgatctccccgccgtggacgcgcccacttccgcgcgttctccggccacgtccgtgcccccgcgccccttttgagccccgcgccctgctcgcccacctcccctctctcatttgcgccctctgcccaaccctctcgccctctctctcgctcaacCCACGCGGACCAGGGAGCTCCGCCACCGCGCCGACGCCCACTACCTGTTTcgtggccaccgtcgcgcctgtgccctgtccagtgccacggtgagctccgcctgactgtcagctgctcgggacaccctttggtgtgccctctccctctctgtttCGTCCAGTCTGCGCTCACCGGAGCAATATTTGCGCAACCGAAGTCCCACCGCCGTCGACCTGAGGCTCCATCGCACCCCCGCCGTTCTCCAAGCGTTCCTGAGTTCGCACTCGAGGTGAGCACCCTTCCTATGCCTTTATttcgccaagaattgccccagctcccgcgtaattgctcgccggagttagcTGCGCCGCCGCGGAACCTTTTCTACTGCGATCTGCATTCTCTGGTGCCCCTGTGCCGGTTCTGCGCCCACGGTCGGGTTCGCCGTGTTGCGCTGAACTTGTTTGACCTTTTCCTTAAGTCACCAGagccccgccgtggccagccttctCGTCTCCGGCGAACTCTCGCCGCGGGGCCGAGCGGCGCCACCACGCCCAAGCCAGCCCCTGGCCGTTAGATCTCGGTCGTCCGTCCGAGATCGGATTGTTTAGACTTAACCAGAGCGGATCTGATCGCAGTCCTTCGATCCAGATCCAAccgcctctctctcttccccctcacccgcgtctctgcctctgggcccggctggtcagcccgccctggTTTGTTGACGCCTTGGCCCCGCTTGTTAGTCGCGCTcgcgcgatctaatctgggccgttgaTCTCCGACCCGATGGCTGaggttaccccgtacccctttgcgtgtgagttttgcttaagaacccctggtttcaggaaatcaacccgccgtcctctgttttagagcataggtccctggtttctttagaatagccccctggacttttatttaattacagatttagccctaatgtcatatttcaaacttcaaaacttgtttattacaTATCTTTTTcacatgaactccaaatttagtggttcaaattgcaaaatgttcacaagattattctatgctcaaataaaatatgaccaactgtaatctgtatactttaatttttacacttagaatatagaattaaagtatatgttgatttatttatttaatgaaataaataaaaggagaatcctaaggaataaagtatatttaatcttgtgagattagtggtATACATTTCATGGATTCATTTCTGGTTTAACCTTTAGGCCTTAATGAGATAAATAtaattaggtatgtaattatggataatatttaaaggataatcaaattcctaaatgagattagTCCATCTTATAAATTAATCTTTTTCTTTGTTTAAATTATCACTTTACCTTTTTGGGCTATGTcccaacacttagagagtaattaatccccaattaggattagtccattttataacttgacctcattcccttgtacttaatactataccttttcgagttgtgtgccaatgtttgtacatgtttgatgtgatgttcatttttaccttccaaatgtattgaatgtatgctcgctttacttagacaacgagcagctcgtggttcctgagtgtgttaccaaagatccctctgagcaacaacctggtgaagccaagtgtcctcagacctatcatgtcctactttactttttaattcactgtcccacattacattactgaaacttaagaattgactagtctgtatttaccttacccttgtttacctttttgggttaatcatggttagcttatgctattgctttaacttaatcaatgaacatgatgtgatcttttatgatacgatgatgttatcccgatggggttcttgtgattactttagggggctcaggctgttttctgagtacctctccgtaaggacctgtttggggagtgacaaccccggataacagtgcaaccatgagggtggaatgggacgcccttagctgattaattagaggaaccagaggagtagttggcttcaccgtagggccgtcaatggggtccgggcacagtacttgctctgccgaggctggttgcagaggttctttgatttggttttattagtcacccttcctctggggagatgtactgtgtttatcaaactggagaaacctaacgggtgactatgacctctgggaaatctttgtaaaggctacatagtgagaccctgctaggtcaccttggtagtgatcaatggggaggctagaacctcgggcagaatgggaatcacggcttgtgggtaaagtgtgcaacctatgcagagtgttagaaattggtatatcagccgtgctcacggttatgagcagccttgggatcctctttgattagaagaactttggttacttttatgatgatgattagcaatgatgattataattctgatatctggtatttcctcttggagggagtgcctctaggtaataactgggtcattactaaaatttggctatacttatagtaataaaacttgaccaactaaaagcaactgcttaaccttaactccacatacagctagtccactttagccaaacgggacatttgctgagtatgttgatgtgtactcacccttgctttacaaaccaccccacaccaggttgtccccattgtactcagtgaTCAGGAgatgaagctggcaacatggaggactttgaggagttccaagactacgacgagttctagttttctTTAgttgcaaacccccagtcagctgcctgtgtaggcttacattctatGTTTCGTTACTCtgcactttgatgttattgttaaacactatgtttatgtaatagactctgtggatgtctcagacatcttgatgtaactaagtacctttccgctatttaattcaagcattgtgtgatgatgtccaattatgtaatcgatgtgtacgtgagttctgatcctgacacgtacatggttcgcattcagtttaccttccaaaaccaggtaTGACAGTGGCGGTGCATCACAACAACCTTCAAACGAGCTTGCTTGCACGGAGCTCGCGCCACGAAGGAGAAGATAGCAGCAATATCATGGAAGATGACCAACAAGTCGCGGTAGCTACCCTTGAGCCTACGGTGGACGCCATGGGGCCTCGGGTGTGATGGTTTGGAGAAGTTGGGCTGCATGGAGGAGCTCCGCTTGAGAGGACGACCACCAGCGCAGCACACACTGCTGCATTAGTATGGAGTCGCTTGACGGCGGCGGCGAAAAGTTTGACAACAGCATTGTGGATCTCGGCCACAGAAGAGAAAAATGAAAAGAGTGTGTCGTCCAATACATGAATAGGCACCGCGACCTCTGTATATGTATTCATATGAATAAAAAGTATTTTCTAATATATAAACAGACTCAACATTTTGTAAAAAATGCCATTTtgaaattttgtattaatataggTTGGAAAATGTAGAGAATACGATATAGAGAATAAAATTTAGAGGGTATTACTGAAGATGATGAAGATATAAATGACATAATCTTTTAGAGAGTGTTGTAAAGGATAGAGAATATTTCTTTAGGGGatgaaatttagaggacgttgctggagataaCATAAGGAGGACAAATGCTCTCAGTACGTTGGAGCACGCCTGCACTAGGCTCAACCGAGTCTAACCATGAACAATTCAGGCATGCCGCCGCGAGTCTTCACTCGAGTCATCACACcatgggcctgtttggtttagCTTTTTTCTGAGGATTTTTTCTAAGAATCTAGATGTATGGAGAATGTGGCTATGAAGAGAATCTAACTATCGTGGAGAttatgtgtggaggaagataaaagaGTCCATATCCTACTATCTCAATGATTCGGCCGATTCTGTTATCATGTTGATTTTTGATGATTTTGACTAAAGCGATTCTCATAGAACTTGGCTGAAAAGCTGGGCGTTTGGTAGtttgcagcagcttttggtggccagaagctgaaaGAGGCTAAAACAAACAGGAGGCATGTCAAGCGGATGTGCTTATCGCACACTCATGAATGAGAAGACGACAACAactttagggtgtgtttggttggagaGCCAACTGGAATGGAGCAGCTCTATTCTAGTTTCTAAAAATGGATATGTTTCTTTGTGTGTTTGGTAAGCAAAGTAGATCCGctccattttttgtttggttgattGAATGTGTAAAAGAAACCGTATATTGATAAAGAGATTGTATTCCAAAGTCAAAAGAGTGTCTGACCTGCAAAAATAAAAGATTTGTTCTTGTTTCTTTTATAATTAGAACAAACATAAACTAATTAGGTAGAAAAGGAGCAAAAAAAGTTCTATGGGTCAGACTCCCATTCTTTCCTGGGTTTGTATTATACAACACCTTGTTCTGACCATATTGCACTATGCATCATCATTTGATAAACCGAGAAATGCTATTTTTTCTCTAGTTCAAGTAGAAATACAAATGGAAACTTTTGAAGGGTATTCAGAAAAACAGAAATCTTGTCAACACTACTTCGTCAAGCCACTTCTCTTTCAGGAATAtatttatgtatttgctcattattATGGATTAAATGGTTCCGATCCGTGGATTTTTTTGTAATAACAAGAAATTTAGTTCACTACTTGTGAAACATTTAATTATTCGAATGTATCAGCAGAATTTTTCGATTAATTCGGTTAATTATCCTAACCACGATCGATTGTCACCACAATTATTTTTATTCTGAGTTTTATTCTCAGATTCTATCTGAGGGGTTTGTAATCGTTGTACAAATCCCACTCTCGCTAGGGCAACTATCTTGTCCGGAAGAAATACCAAAGTTTCAAAATTTACAATCTATTCATGAATATTTCCCTTTCTAGAAGACAATTTTTTTGCATTTACATATTATCTATCACATATACAAATACCCTATCCTGAGTAGAATAGAGTGGAGCCACTCCGTTCTTTGTTTGGTTGGATAGCCATATGAGTGTGGAGGGGAGGAGAGTGCTCACATTCGGGAGAGCACTCGCATCCCGccgttttggtggagctgagtcaTCCCAACTAtttatggtcacttagaccgagtgagctttcttccttgatttctcgggtcacttagaccctgcaaggaccaccacacgattggtgtctcttgctttacttacaaggctttgagaataagaatgagagaaagaagaaagccaaccgagcaacaagagcaacaaagaaacacaagaacgatcctctcacaagtcccaaagcactagaattgaattggagactttgattggatcgtaggctttgatttgtgtcttagagtgttgcaattgctcttgtattgaatgaagtgtGTTGAATGATTGGATGGTTGAAGTAGAGGTGgtttaggggtatttatagccctcaaccaccaaacaatcgttggggttgggctgctatcgatgggtgcaccggacagtccggtgcgccagccacgtcacccaaccgttagggttcgggcgcagtcgaccgttggagctttgtcttcttgtggcaccggatagtccggtgccgcaccggacaggcactgttcactgtacggtgcgcctctggcgactgctctgacttctgcgcgcactgttcttcactgttcacgGAGTCAGCGGCTttttgcagccgaccgttgcgcgaaggagccgttgctccgctggtgcaccagacagtccggtgaattgtagCGGAGCATGCCCACAGAAACCCGAGggtggcgagtttggagttgtacggtcctggtgcaccgaacactgtccggtggcacaccggacagtccggtgcgctagaccagggcacccttggtttctttgctcctttctttttgaaccctttcttcaatcttttattggtttgtgttgaacctttatgcacctgtagaatatataatctagaacaaactagttagtcc
Proteins encoded:
- the LOC103653625 gene encoding zinc finger transcription factor YY1 isoform X1, whose product is MRPPPPEMHITRRRYRWVKEWVPQDLVVTGGPCTLYKWVREDRLAALKAKDKEQGAASAMPEPNSEVLFLCSYEGCGKTFFDVGALKKHAHVHGERQYICHYENCGKKFLDSSKLKRHFLIHTGEKNFVCPHEGCGRAFSLDFNLKAHMKTHSADNYHVCQYPECGRRFTQESKLRAHIRAQHEKAVGLQNPGASSMNHSAIGGPHQPPRPAKVSAAPPAPSAERPYVCPYDGCDKAYIHEYKLNLHLKKEHPNHYQDGGPNGAAAPSKRSISKSSHRSKLDITSRMPPANIPKHRGYATPLPAVVSLPEEQQLLRKVVYEDDSEETEEEGDNNGEDRWNYKRAASSDDEETEDEE
- the LOC103653625 gene encoding zinc finger transcription factor YY1 isoform X2, giving the protein MRPPPPEMHITRRRYRWVKEWVPQDLVVTGGPCTLYKWVREDRLAALKAKDKEQGAASAMPEPNSEVLFLCSYEGCGKTFFDVGALKKHAHVHGERQYICHYENCGKKFLDSSKLKRHFLIHTGEKNFVCPHEGCGRAFSLDFNLKAHMKTHSADNYHVCQYPECGRRFTQESKLRAHIRAQHEKNPGASSMNHSAIGGPHQPPRPAKVSAAPPAPSAERPYVCPYDGCDKAYIHEYKLNLHLKKEHPNHYQDGGPNGAAAPSKRSISKSSHRSKLDITSRMPPANIPKHRGYATPLPAVVSLPEEQQLLRKVVYEDDSEETEEEGDNNGEDRWNYKRAASSDDEETEDEE